In the Candidatus Methylomirabilota bacterium genome, one interval contains:
- a CDS encoding lysophospholipid acyltransferase family protein translates to MRGRQRVLTMVGPWAGALSLSLLARTLEIRREEGAVESRWHAGLPTIYAIWHGRLALMPWLYGRRDLHVLISRSRDGEIVAALIRRFGFVPVRGSSSRGGAQGFRELIRALAAGESVVIVPDGPRGPREVVKPGIVGLARLSGAAVVPVALGASSEWRLRSWDEFRIPKPFARCVVRFGEPIQIACSADRAQQDAARKDIESALRSVTWQVDEEAAR, encoded by the coding sequence ATGAGGGGCCGCCAGCGGGTCTTGACGATGGTGGGGCCGTGGGCGGGCGCCCTGAGCCTCTCGCTGCTTGCCCGGACCCTCGAGATCCGCCGGGAGGAGGGGGCGGTGGAATCGCGCTGGCACGCGGGTCTCCCGACGATCTATGCGATCTGGCACGGGCGGCTCGCGCTGATGCCGTGGCTCTATGGCCGGCGTGACCTGCATGTGCTGATCAGCCGCTCGCGCGATGGAGAAATCGTGGCCGCCCTCATCCGGCGCTTCGGCTTCGTGCCGGTGCGTGGCTCGTCCAGCCGGGGCGGCGCCCAGGGATTTCGCGAGCTGATCCGGGCCCTCGCCGCGGGAGAGAGCGTGGTGATCGTACCCGACGGCCCCCGAGGGCCGCGCGAGGTGGTCAAGCCGGGCATCGTGGGGCTGGCGCGTCTGAGCGGGGCCGCCGTGGTGCCCGTCGCGCTGGGCGCCTCCTCGGAGTGGCGGCTTCGGTCATGGGACGAGTTCAGGATACCCAAGCCGTTCGCCCGCTGCGTGGTCCGCTTCGGGGAGCCCATCCAGATCGCCTGCAGCGCCGACCGCGCCCAGCAGGATGCCGCGCGCAAGGACATCGAGTCGGCGCTTAGATCCGTCACGTGGCAGGTGGATGAGGAGGCCGCGCGCTGA